One window of Camelina sativa cultivar DH55 chromosome 4, Cs, whole genome shotgun sequence genomic DNA carries:
- the LOC104784274 gene encoding glutathione S-transferase T3-like, translated as MLVSAWLNTSKDPITSNQQRLASFWGRIAKYFASCPNVVGRPKREASHSKQRWGRINDLVCKFAGCFKAATREKSSGQYEDDVMKLAHKIYFNDHGHRFTLEHRFTLEHAWLVLSNGVKRVRASIEGSDQEAHHPIDVDESLPRPNGVKAAKGKSKKSSNTKPIDVEEDGKAYLEFQLDRVSKMYEMKQKDFELKEKEFAMKKEHIKHVMLENLIAKKDSLTESEKTLKEKLIDDMMSSG; from the exons ATGTTGGTCAGCGCTTGGCTCAACACTAGCAAGGATCCGATTACTTCCAACCAGCAAAGACTTGCATCCTTTTGGGGGAGGATTGCGAAATACTTTGCATCATGTCCGAATGTTGTTGGTCGGCCAAAGAGAGAGGCGAGTCACAGTAAGCAGAGGTGGGGGAGGATAAACGACTTGGTGTGCAAGTTCGCTGGATGTTTTAAGGCTGCGACTAGGGAGAAGTCTAGTGGACAGTATGAAGATGATGTGATGAAGTTAGCACATAAGATATACTTTAATGATCATGGACATAGGTTTACCTTGGAGCATAGGTTTACCTTGGAGCATGCATGGCTTGTCTTAA GTAATGGAGTGAAAAGGGTAAGAGCGAGTATTGAGGGGTCTGACCAGGAAGCACACCATCCGATTGATGTGGATGAATCATTGCCCCGTCCTAATGGTGTTAAGGCTGCCAAGGGGAAGTCCAAAAAAAGCTCTAACACCAAACCGAttgatgtggaggaagatggGAAAGCTTACTTGGAGTTTCAGTTGGATCGAGTTTCGAAGATGTATGAGATGAAGCAGAAGGACTTTgaattgaaagagaaagagttcgCTATGAAGAAAGAGCATATCAAGCATGTGATGCTTGAAAATCTGATTGCTAAAAAGGATTCACTAACTGAATCAGAAAAAACTCTTAAGGAGAAGCTAATTGATGACATGATGTCATCAGGTTGA